One window of Cryptosporangium phraense genomic DNA carries:
- a CDS encoding 3-hydroxyacyl-CoA dehydrogenase family protein yields the protein MSRDFARIGIIGLGTLGAGLAEELARAGFYVVGVDIDSAARARVSVPVSSSVEVLSDVDLVIEAVPERLELKKRVFAELGSVVPPSAIVASAASALSVTELAVAAAHPHRVVGLHFLGDSLVEVVRTVFTDPEVVDDAVELLTGRLDRNPLVVGDRPGLITSSLLFAYLNQAVSFVESGYATRDDVDAAMRYGCGLPTGPLAVVDRIGLDTTFDVLTALYAQSGDRRHAPSPLLKQMIAGGLLGVKSGRGFYTYVDGSPVVDSSVGPEGVEARPVRTVGVVGSGTMATGIVEVFAKAGYPVIYVTRSDAKSAAVLAALTKSLDRAVAKGKLASSAEVLSRVGASSSYDDLADVDLVVEAVVEDLDVKRTLFETLDAVCKPGAVLATTTSSLPVIECATATKRPQDVVGLHFFNPAPVMKLVEVVSTVSTAPDVVATAHAVTGSLGKHPVNCRDRAGFIVNALLFPYLNDAVAMLDAHYADTDEIDTAVTLGFGYPMGPFALLDVVGLDVSLAIQKELHTEFHEPGFSPSPLLSHLVAAGYLGRKTQRGFRDYARK from the coding sequence GTGTCCAGGGACTTCGCGCGCATCGGCATCATCGGTCTGGGAACGCTGGGAGCGGGGCTGGCGGAGGAACTCGCCCGCGCCGGCTTCTACGTAGTGGGTGTGGACATCGATTCGGCGGCCCGGGCGCGGGTCTCCGTGCCGGTGTCGTCCTCGGTGGAGGTGCTGTCCGACGTCGATCTGGTGATCGAGGCGGTGCCCGAGCGGCTCGAGCTCAAGAAGCGGGTGTTCGCCGAGCTGGGCTCCGTCGTGCCGCCGTCGGCGATCGTCGCCTCGGCGGCGTCGGCGTTGTCGGTGACCGAGCTGGCGGTGGCGGCCGCCCACCCGCACCGGGTGGTCGGTCTGCACTTCCTCGGCGACTCGCTGGTCGAGGTCGTCCGGACCGTGTTCACCGATCCCGAGGTCGTCGACGACGCGGTCGAGCTGCTGACCGGGCGGCTGGACCGGAACCCGCTGGTCGTCGGCGACCGGCCCGGGCTGATCACGTCGTCGCTGCTCTTCGCGTACCTGAACCAGGCCGTGTCGTTCGTGGAGTCCGGGTACGCGACCCGCGACGACGTCGACGCGGCGATGCGGTACGGCTGCGGGTTACCGACCGGGCCGCTGGCCGTCGTCGACCGGATCGGGCTCGACACGACGTTCGACGTCCTCACCGCGCTGTACGCGCAGAGCGGGGACCGGCGGCACGCGCCGTCGCCGCTGCTCAAGCAGATGATCGCGGGCGGCCTGCTCGGGGTGAAGTCGGGGCGCGGCTTCTACACCTATGTGGACGGTTCGCCGGTGGTCGATTCCTCGGTGGGGCCGGAGGGGGTCGAGGCGCGGCCGGTGCGGACGGTCGGCGTCGTCGGCTCGGGGACGATGGCGACCGGGATCGTCGAGGTGTTCGCGAAGGCCGGGTACCCGGTCATCTACGTGACCCGGAGCGACGCGAAGAGTGCCGCGGTGCTGGCCGCGCTGACGAAGTCGCTGGACCGCGCGGTGGCCAAGGGGAAGCTGGCGTCGTCCGCGGAGGTCCTGTCCCGGGTCGGGGCCAGCTCGAGCTACGACGACCTGGCCGACGTCGACCTGGTCGTCGAAGCCGTGGTCGAGGACCTCGACGTCAAACGGACGCTCTTCGAGACGCTCGACGCGGTGTGCAAGCCGGGCGCGGTGCTGGCGACGACGACGTCGAGCCTGCCGGTGATCGAGTGCGCGACCGCGACCAAACGTCCGCAGGACGTCGTCGGTCTGCACTTCTTCAACCCGGCGCCGGTGATGAAGCTGGTCGAGGTCGTGTCGACGGTGTCGACGGCCCCGGACGTGGTGGCGACCGCGCACGCCGTCACCGGCTCCCTGGGGAAGCACCCGGTGAACTGCCGGGACCGGGCCGGGTTCATCGTGAACGCGCTGCTGTTCCCGTACCTGAACGACGCGGTCGCGATGCTCGACGCCCACTACGCCGACACCGACGAGATCGACACCGCGGTCACGCTCGGGTTCGGGTATCCGATGGGCCCGTTCGCGCTGCTGGACGTCGTCGGGCTGGACGTCTCGCTGGCGATCCAGAAAGAGCTGCACACCGAGTTCCACGAGCCGGGGTTCTCACCGTCGCCGTTGCTCTCGCACCTGGTCGCGGCCGGCTACCTGGGCCGGAAGACGCAACGCGGCTTCCGGGACTACGCCCGGAAGTGA
- a CDS encoding aldehyde dehydrogenase family protein, producing MTVTDQTSRPGTPAFDGGFLVSSSPATGEEVGRVPVSDADGVRDAVEKARPAAAWWAALGYAGRRTRLLQWRATITQRLDEITDLMHRENGKPTDDAMLELLITVHHIDWAAKKAAKVLGPRRVASGMLASNIAATLEYAPLGVVGVIGPWNYPVFTPMGSIAYALAAGNAVVFKPSEYTPLVGKWLVDTFAEVVPEHPVLTGVYGGGETGAALTSAGVDKIAFTGSTATAKKIMAAAAATLTPVLIECGGKDPLVVDADADLDAAADAAVWGGLSNGGQTCIGTERVYVHEAVYEPFLAKLTKAAESITPGEAVDAHYGPATMPSQLDVIRRHVDDALARGGKAVVGGSESVSGPFVEPVILTDVPEDAAAVQEETFGPTLTVSKVKDMDEAVERANGTPYGLGAAVFSKRRGVELARRIRSGMTSVNSVLSFAGVASLPFGGVGDSGFGRIHGEDGLREFTRPKAIARQRFGLPMAIYSFTRTDKTNALLVRTMKSLYGRRR from the coding sequence ATGACCGTGACCGATCAGACCTCGCGCCCTGGCACTCCGGCGTTCGACGGCGGGTTCCTCGTCTCGTCGAGCCCGGCCACCGGCGAGGAGGTCGGCCGCGTTCCGGTCAGCGACGCCGACGGCGTCCGCGACGCCGTCGAGAAGGCCCGGCCGGCGGCTGCCTGGTGGGCCGCCCTGGGCTACGCCGGACGCCGGACCCGCCTGCTGCAGTGGCGCGCGACGATCACCCAGCGCCTGGACGAGATCACCGACCTCATGCACCGCGAGAACGGCAAACCGACCGACGACGCGATGCTCGAACTGCTGATCACCGTCCACCACATCGACTGGGCGGCGAAGAAGGCGGCCAAGGTCCTCGGGCCGCGCCGGGTCGCGTCCGGGATGCTCGCGTCGAACATCGCCGCCACGCTGGAGTACGCGCCGCTCGGCGTCGTCGGCGTGATCGGGCCGTGGAACTACCCGGTGTTCACGCCGATGGGGTCGATCGCCTACGCGCTGGCCGCGGGCAACGCCGTGGTGTTCAAGCCCAGCGAGTACACGCCGCTGGTCGGGAAGTGGCTGGTCGACACGTTCGCCGAGGTCGTGCCCGAGCACCCGGTGCTCACCGGCGTCTACGGCGGCGGCGAGACCGGCGCGGCGCTGACGTCGGCCGGCGTCGACAAGATCGCGTTCACCGGGTCGACGGCGACGGCCAAGAAGATCATGGCCGCGGCCGCGGCCACGCTGACCCCGGTGCTGATCGAGTGCGGCGGCAAGGACCCGCTGGTCGTCGACGCCGACGCCGATCTGGACGCCGCCGCCGACGCCGCCGTCTGGGGCGGGCTGTCCAACGGCGGCCAGACGTGCATCGGCACCGAGCGGGTGTACGTCCACGAGGCGGTGTACGAGCCGTTCCTCGCGAAGCTCACCAAAGCCGCCGAGAGCATCACGCCCGGCGAGGCCGTCGACGCCCACTACGGCCCGGCGACGATGCCCTCCCAGCTCGACGTCATCCGCCGTCACGTCGACGATGCGCTCGCCCGGGGCGGAAAGGCCGTCGTCGGCGGCAGCGAATCCGTCAGCGGGCCGTTCGTCGAGCCGGTGATCCTCACCGACGTGCCAGAAGACGCGGCCGCGGTGCAGGAGGAGACGTTCGGCCCGACGCTGACGGTCAGCAAGGTCAAGGACATGGACGAGGCGGTCGAGCGGGCCAACGGCACGCCCTACGGCCTCGGTGCCGCAGTGTTCTCGAAGCGGCGCGGGGTCGAGCTGGCCCGCCGGATCCGGTCCGGCATGACCAGCGTCAACTCCGTGCTCTCGTTCGCCGGGGTCGCGTCGCTGCCGTTCGGCGGCGTCGGCGACTCCGGGTTCGGACGCATCCACGGCGAGGACGGCCTGCGCGAGTTCACCCGCCCGAAGGCCATCGCCCGCCAGCGGTTCGGCCTCCCGATGGCGATCTACAGCTTCACCCGCACCGACAAGACCAACGCGCTGCTGGTCCGGACGATGAAGTCCCTATACGGACGTCGGCGCTAG
- a CDS encoding alpha/beta hydrolase has translation MARIGANSVLPADRRDITLETADGLTLVGELALPLGRPPAATLVCLHPLPTHGGMMDSHLFRKAAQRLPALAGVAVLRFNTRGTTSERGTSEGSFSQAVDERFDVAAAIEYAEFEELPNPWIVGWSFGTDLALMYGCDPGIVGAILLSPPLRFSRPSDLETWADSGKPVVALVPEFDDYLRPDEARERFEPLTQAEIVPVAGAKHLWVGYAERVLDEIVARTVSTDLVPLPREWDGPMETGDASQYADRTVAAFADVPRPEPQD, from the coding sequence GTGGCTCGCATCGGTGCTAACTCGGTTCTGCCGGCGGATCGTCGGGACATCACGCTGGAGACCGCGGACGGGCTGACGCTCGTCGGGGAGCTGGCGCTGCCGCTGGGGCGGCCGCCGGCCGCGACGCTGGTCTGCCTGCACCCGCTGCCGACCCACGGCGGCATGATGGACAGCCACCTCTTCCGCAAGGCCGCCCAGCGCCTGCCCGCGCTGGCCGGCGTCGCCGTGCTCCGGTTCAACACGCGGGGGACGACGTCCGAGCGCGGGACCAGCGAGGGGTCGTTCTCGCAGGCCGTGGACGAACGCTTCGACGTCGCGGCGGCGATCGAGTACGCGGAGTTCGAAGAACTCCCGAATCCCTGGATCGTGGGCTGGTCGTTCGGCACCGACCTCGCGCTGATGTACGGGTGCGACCCGGGCATCGTCGGTGCGATCCTGCTCTCGCCGCCGCTGCGCTTCAGCCGGCCTTCGGACCTGGAGACCTGGGCCGACTCCGGTAAACCGGTGGTTGCTCTCGTACCGGAGTTCGACGACTACCTCCGCCCGGACGAGGCCCGGGAGCGCTTCGAACCGCTCACCCAGGCAGAAATCGTCCCCGTGGCCGGTGCGAAGCACCTCTGGGTGGGCTATGCGGAGCGGGTGCTCGACGAGATCGTCGCGCGAACCGTGTCAACCGACCTGGTGCCGCTCCCACGCGAATGGGACGGACCCATGGAAACTGGAGACGCCAGCCAGTACGCAGACCGGACCGTGGCCGCGTTCGCGGACGTGCCGCGACCGGAGCCGCAGGACTAA
- a CDS encoding LLM class flavin-dependent oxidoreductase codes for MDAVSVLDFVGIPYGGTAHEAIEASVSLARSVEQLGYRRIWFSEHHNSPTLACTAPELLIARVGAATTTLRVGAGGIMLPNHAPLKVAETFRTLEAMFPGRIDLGLGRAPGTDGLTALALRGSEEKVMGNEFPQLMGSLLAFLTDGFPSDHPFAQVQATPVVPTSPELWVLGSSEYGARFAAVNGLAASFAHQINPELAGPVLRAYRRDFRPSQFLDAPRSSVSTIAFASEDAAEVDEFAAFWTLNMAKLRSGRPSPTSPEEVKEFAASPSFPAAREAMAGRLTVGPPDEVVSGLKALLEDTEADELIIATPAPDYAARLRSYELLAGRLLPE; via the coding sequence ATGGACGCTGTCTCCGTGCTGGATTTCGTCGGCATTCCGTATGGCGGTACCGCTCACGAGGCGATCGAGGCGAGCGTGTCGCTGGCGCGGTCCGTGGAGCAGCTGGGCTACCGGCGGATCTGGTTCTCCGAGCACCACAACTCGCCGACGCTGGCCTGCACGGCACCGGAGCTGCTGATCGCCCGGGTCGGAGCGGCGACGACGACGTTGCGGGTGGGCGCGGGCGGCATCATGCTGCCGAACCACGCGCCGCTGAAGGTCGCCGAGACGTTCCGGACGCTGGAGGCCATGTTCCCGGGCCGGATCGACCTCGGTCTGGGCCGGGCGCCGGGCACCGACGGGCTGACCGCGCTGGCCCTGCGCGGCTCCGAAGAAAAGGTCATGGGCAACGAGTTTCCGCAGCTCATGGGTTCGTTGTTGGCGTTCTTGACCGACGGGTTCCCCTCCGATCACCCGTTCGCTCAAGTGCAGGCGACGCCGGTCGTGCCGACGTCGCCCGAGCTGTGGGTGCTGGGGTCGAGCGAGTACGGAGCGCGGTTCGCGGCGGTGAACGGGCTGGCCGCGAGCTTCGCGCACCAGATCAACCCCGAGCTCGCCGGCCCGGTCCTGCGCGCCTACCGTCGCGACTTCCGCCCGTCGCAGTTCCTCGACGCTCCGCGCAGCAGCGTCTCGACGATCGCGTTCGCGTCCGAGGACGCCGCCGAGGTCGACGAGTTCGCCGCGTTCTGGACGCTCAACATGGCCAAGCTCCGCTCCGGGCGCCCGTCACCGACGTCCCCGGAGGAGGTCAAGGAGTTCGCCGCCTCACCGTCGTTCCCGGCCGCCCGCGAGGCGATGGCCGGCCGCTTGACCGTCGGCCCGCCCGACGAGGTGGTCAGCGGCTTGAAGGCGCTGCTGGAAGACACGGAGGCCGACGAACTGATCATCGCCACCCCGGCCCCGGACTACGCCGCCCGCCTACGCTCCTACGAACTCCTGGCCGGGCGCCTGCTCCCGGAGTAG
- a CDS encoding SDR family oxidoreductase: MSTYEGRNVVITGGSSGFGLTTAAALVDGGARVLITGRTQSTLDAAVTQLGEAAIGVRSDAGSVADVEALADRVKTEFGTIDALFVNAGIPYFAPFEAVTEQAYDEVFAINAKGPYFTVQKLAPLLNPGSGVVLTTSVVNVVGYPMVSVYAATKAALRLMARSLGRELLPAGIRVNAVSPGPIDTGILDRNLPPEVAAQTKAQMAADNPMGRFGRPDEIARAVLFLAFEATFTTGAELTVDGGASQL; the protein is encoded by the coding sequence ATGAGCACATACGAAGGCAGGAACGTCGTGATCACCGGCGGCAGCAGCGGCTTCGGCCTGACGACGGCGGCCGCCCTGGTGGACGGCGGGGCCCGCGTCCTGATCACCGGGCGCACCCAGTCGACGCTCGACGCGGCCGTCACACAACTCGGCGAGGCGGCGATCGGAGTCCGCAGCGACGCCGGGTCGGTGGCCGACGTCGAGGCGCTGGCCGATCGGGTGAAGACCGAGTTCGGGACGATCGACGCGCTGTTCGTCAACGCGGGCATCCCGTACTTCGCGCCGTTCGAGGCCGTCACCGAACAGGCCTACGACGAGGTGTTCGCGATCAACGCCAAGGGCCCGTACTTCACCGTCCAGAAGCTGGCGCCGCTGCTCAACCCGGGCAGCGGCGTCGTGCTGACCACCTCGGTGGTGAACGTCGTCGGGTATCCGATGGTCAGCGTGTACGCGGCGACGAAGGCCGCGCTACGGCTGATGGCCCGGAGCCTCGGACGCGAACTGCTGCCCGCCGGGATCCGGGTCAACGCGGTGAGCCCCGGGCCGATCGACACCGGCATCCTCGACCGCAACCTGCCGCCCGAGGTCGCCGCGCAGACCAAGGCGCAGATGGCCGCCGACAACCCGATGGGTCGCTTCGGGAGGCCGGACGAGATCGCCAGGGCCGTGCTGTTCCTGGCGTTCGAGGCGACGTTCACGACCGGCGCCGAACTCACCGTCGACGGCGGCGCCTCACAACTCTGA
- a CDS encoding LysR family transcriptional regulator, translated as MPVGLDAALDFDLRLVRYFTVVAEHLNFAKAAEALHVAQPALSRQIMRLEQQLGVRLLDRTPQGSRLTEAGRVFLPQALGLLRSARQAAHAATASANSLTVGSVEQIVVTPAVRDLRRRRPDARVDVRHLNWCDAHPALLDGSVDVLVGRTPFPFPLDDLDVTELYEEPSVLVVPLFHRLAARTSVTPDDYADEPMLPCPVTSMASNTFWRLEPGRASADPPATIDGWETKLERVADGEAVAIRPAGDRRSTLRPDLATIPIEGLAPFRVVVATRRNATAPLLDDFRESAQLLREQAPGQEFVGA; from the coding sequence GTGCCGGTTGGACTGGACGCGGCCCTCGACTTCGACCTGCGGCTCGTGCGGTACTTCACGGTCGTGGCCGAGCATCTGAATTTCGCCAAGGCGGCCGAGGCGCTGCACGTGGCGCAGCCCGCTCTGAGCCGGCAGATCATGCGGCTCGAGCAGCAGCTCGGCGTCCGGCTGCTCGATCGGACGCCGCAGGGCAGCCGGCTGACCGAGGCCGGTCGGGTGTTCCTGCCGCAGGCGCTGGGCCTGTTGCGGTCCGCGCGGCAGGCCGCGCACGCGGCCACGGCCTCGGCGAACTCGCTCACGGTCGGTTCGGTCGAGCAGATCGTGGTGACGCCCGCCGTGCGCGACCTCCGCCGCCGTCGTCCGGACGCCCGGGTCGACGTCCGGCACCTGAACTGGTGCGACGCTCATCCGGCGCTGCTCGACGGGTCGGTCGACGTGCTCGTGGGCCGGACGCCGTTCCCGTTCCCGCTCGACGATCTCGACGTGACCGAGCTGTACGAGGAGCCGTCGGTGCTCGTCGTGCCGCTGTTCCACCGGCTTGCCGCCCGGACGTCGGTCACGCCGGACGACTACGCCGACGAGCCGATGCTGCCGTGCCCGGTGACGTCGATGGCGTCGAACACGTTCTGGCGGTTGGAGCCCGGCCGCGCGTCGGCCGACCCTCCGGCCACGATCGACGGGTGGGAGACGAAGCTGGAGCGGGTCGCCGACGGCGAAGCGGTGGCGATCCGTCCGGCGGGCGACCGGCGCAGCACGCTCCGGCCCGATCTGGCCACGATCCCGATCGAGGGCCTGGCCCCGTTCCGAGTAGTCGTCGCCACCCGCCGAAACGCCACCGCCCCCTTGCTCGACGACTTCCGCGAATCCGCGCAGCTACTCCGGGAGCAGGCGCCCGGCCAGGAGTTCGTAGGAGCGTAG
- a CDS encoding S9 family peptidase, protein MRSMSTAPVAKKVPFVRSFHGDEFQDDYAWLADKEDPDTLPYLTAENEYTEQQTAHLESLRETLFDEIKRRTQETDLSVPSRKGDWWYYSRTEEGKQYGIHCRLAAENDQITPPDTKDGAALPGEVILLDENAVAGDQPFLALGTFDVSPDDRLLAYSTDFAGDERFTLRIKDLTTGEDLADEVPNTSYGTAWSADGTELFYLTVDDAWRPNQVWRHTVGTPADQDTVVFEEPDERFWVGVGLSRSEAYIVVQTSSKTTSEVHVLDARTPRDDLQLIAPRRDGVEYSVDHQADAPGRDERFLVLHNDDAENFELATAPIDAPADWTPLIPHDPAVRLSDVDAFAGHVVVHLRKDGLTGLRVLADGEQPRDLAFPEAVYTVEPAGNPDYATTQFRLHYTSLVTPDSVFDCDLETGELTLRKQQPVLGGYDPEQYEQFREWATAPDGTKVPLSIVARKDTPRDGSAPCVLYGYGAYEISMDPWFSVARLSLLDRGFVFVVAHVRGGGELGRHWYDDGKLGHKINTFTDFIAAAQAVVEAGWTSVPRLVARGGSAGGLLMGAIANMAPEAFGAIVAEVPFVDALTSILDPSLPLTVTEWEEWGDPLHDPEAYAYIRSYAPYDNVEERPYPAILALGGLNDTRVLYHEPAKWVAKLRAVGAPNVLLKTEMGAGHSGPSGRYDAWREAAFATAWIIDIVGKAG, encoded by the coding sequence GTGCGGAGCATGAGTACTGCTCCGGTCGCCAAGAAGGTTCCGTTCGTTCGTAGCTTCCACGGCGACGAGTTCCAGGACGACTACGCCTGGCTGGCCGACAAGGAAGACCCCGATACGCTGCCGTACCTCACGGCCGAGAACGAGTACACCGAGCAGCAGACCGCTCACCTGGAGAGCCTCCGCGAGACGCTGTTCGACGAGATCAAGCGCCGCACCCAGGAGACCGACCTCTCGGTGCCCAGTCGCAAGGGCGACTGGTGGTACTACTCCCGCACCGAAGAGGGCAAGCAGTACGGCATCCACTGCCGGCTGGCCGCCGAGAACGACCAGATCACCCCGCCCGACACCAAGGACGGCGCCGCCCTGCCCGGCGAGGTGATCCTGCTCGACGAGAACGCCGTCGCCGGTGACCAACCGTTCCTCGCGCTCGGCACGTTCGACGTCAGCCCGGACGACCGGCTGCTCGCGTACTCGACCGACTTCGCCGGCGACGAGCGTTTCACGCTCCGGATCAAGGACCTCACGACCGGCGAGGACCTCGCCGACGAGGTCCCCAACACGTCCTACGGCACCGCCTGGTCGGCCGACGGCACCGAGCTCTTCTACCTCACGGTCGACGACGCCTGGCGGCCGAACCAGGTCTGGCGGCACACCGTCGGCACGCCCGCCGACCAGGACACCGTGGTCTTCGAGGAGCCCGACGAGCGGTTCTGGGTCGGCGTCGGCCTGTCCCGCAGCGAGGCGTACATCGTCGTCCAGACCAGCAGCAAGACCACCAGCGAGGTGCACGTCCTCGACGCGAGGACCCCCCGGGACGACCTGCAACTGATCGCTCCGCGCCGTGACGGCGTCGAGTACTCGGTCGACCACCAGGCCGACGCGCCCGGCCGCGACGAGCGCTTCCTGGTCCTGCACAACGACGACGCCGAGAACTTCGAGCTCGCCACCGCCCCGATCGACGCCCCGGCCGACTGGACACCGCTGATCCCGCACGACCCCGCGGTTCGCCTCTCCGACGTCGACGCGTTCGCCGGCCACGTCGTCGTCCACCTGAGGAAGGACGGGCTGACCGGCCTGCGGGTGCTGGCCGACGGCGAGCAACCCCGGGACCTGGCGTTCCCGGAGGCGGTCTACACGGTCGAGCCGGCCGGGAACCCGGACTACGCGACGACGCAGTTCCGGCTGCACTACACCAGCCTGGTGACGCCGGACTCCGTGTTCGACTGCGACCTGGAGACCGGTGAGCTGACGCTGCGCAAGCAGCAGCCGGTGCTCGGCGGCTACGACCCGGAGCAGTACGAGCAGTTCCGCGAGTGGGCGACCGCCCCCGACGGCACCAAGGTGCCGCTGTCGATCGTGGCCAGGAAAGACACCCCGCGCGACGGTTCGGCGCCCTGCGTGCTCTACGGCTACGGCGCGTACGAGATCAGCATGGACCCGTGGTTCTCGGTGGCCCGGCTGTCGCTGCTCGACCGCGGCTTCGTCTTCGTCGTCGCGCACGTGCGCGGTGGCGGTGAGCTGGGCCGTCATTGGTACGACGACGGCAAGCTGGGCCACAAGATCAACACGTTCACCGACTTCATCGCGGCCGCGCAAGCGGTCGTCGAGGCCGGGTGGACGTCGGTGCCACGGCTGGTGGCCCGGGGCGGCAGCGCCGGTGGGCTGCTGATGGGCGCGATCGCCAACATGGCCCCGGAGGCGTTCGGGGCGATCGTCGCCGAGGTGCCGTTCGTCGACGCGCTGACGTCGATCCTCGACCCGTCGTTGCCGCTCACGGTCACCGAGTGGGAGGAGTGGGGCGACCCGCTGCACGACCCGGAGGCGTACGCCTACATCCGTTCGTACGCGCCGTACGACAACGTCGAGGAACGCCCCTATCCGGCGATCCTGGCCCTGGGCGGGCTGAACGACACGCGGGTGCTCTACCACGAGCCGGCGAAGTGGGTCGCCAAGCTCCGGGCCGTCGGCGCACCGAACGTGCTGCTCAAGACCGAGATGGGGGCGGGGCACTCGGGGCCTAGCGGCCGGTACGACGCCTGGCGCGAGGCGGCCTTCGCGACGGCCTGGATCATCGACATTGTGGGAAAAGCTGGTTAG
- a CDS encoding SGNH/GDSL hydrolase family protein has product MTQPVGRVHAAISRRIPHLPDAAGPLAGLAAGDGEPLSVLFVGDSSVAGVGAGHHGEALAGQFSAALAERTGRPVSWQVLARSGDTVRGITALVSEAAAVDADVVVLSAGTNDALRFRRPSAWRADVSVLVDALRARIGRPVPVLLVSIPPVHRFGSLPRVFRWSIGGYARLLDRQLARLCLSTPGLGHLLTGPLPVDTAKFFAMDRFHPSPLGYRTWGRLLAAAAVPYVLEMALAPTSV; this is encoded by the coding sequence ATGACACAACCGGTCGGTCGTGTGCACGCCGCGATCTCGCGCCGGATCCCGCATCTCCCCGATGCGGCCGGACCACTCGCCGGTCTGGCCGCGGGGGATGGGGAACCCCTGTCCGTGTTGTTCGTCGGGGACTCCTCGGTGGCCGGGGTCGGTGCCGGTCACCACGGTGAGGCGCTGGCCGGCCAGTTCTCGGCCGCGCTGGCCGAGCGCACCGGTCGTCCGGTGTCGTGGCAGGTCCTGGCCCGGAGCGGGGACACGGTCCGTGGGATCACGGCCCTCGTCTCCGAGGCCGCCGCGGTGGATGCCGACGTCGTCGTGCTCTCCGCCGGCACCAACGACGCTCTGCGCTTCCGGCGCCCGTCGGCCTGGCGGGCCGACGTATCGGTTCTGGTGGACGCTCTGCGAGCACGCATCGGCCGGCCGGTGCCCGTGCTGCTGGTGAGCATTCCGCCGGTGCACCGGTTCGGGTCGTTGCCGCGCGTGTTCCGCTGGTCGATCGGCGGGTACGCGCGGCTGCTCGACCGGCAACTGGCCCGGCTCTGCCTGTCGACGCCGGGGCTGGGCCACCTGTTGACCGGCCCGCTGCCGGTCGACACGGCGAAGTTCTTCGCGATGGACCGCTTCCATCCGTCGCCGCTCGGCTACCGCACCTGGGGACGCCTGCTCGCGGCCGCCGCCGTGCCCTACGTGCTCGAGATGGCGCTAGCGCCGACGTCCGTATAG